Proteins from a single region of Drosophila biarmipes strain raj3 chromosome 3R, RU_DBia_V1.1, whole genome shotgun sequence:
- the LOC122817771 gene encoding uncharacterized protein LOC122817771 isoform X3 — translation MSCKQNKCFWEYYLQSIREKNPFNVELTFDVHNNKKDHPHVTINIKGISSNHSNAETLRLDGKITADELADICIWNPNLRRLAFESNVVDGSVSNIARHCENLEELKISFNAEDGIVQYTQLAQLPNLKRIIITGVQDSGSQVLFFKDLKKWHRPRSMRPLIMTLEDSPKKNCHTSQLITFAALDSLQNFEKYFSYYYEEFIKIEYDLCKMTEDVRSIKESLITLPEVDDVKIVFDSYKEELEVKLHYESDISKLSPLSKLPNLNRLVIRNRCTDLCHSEAIAKFLRSMVSLKSCKIHYGSIGELEAKELAKIESIRFLGCHFWSWNSIMFLTDLPHLQHVVINVRDPIDPYNSKLVLDLMTACQVQATIMCNKFGITFKRDEKKLKIEMKKDCQANILSCLAQLNNVNTLQISGNPEPASLNSFFEAFVGNNYNTLKELDIDLHYRRPCFKDISKVAEIRSVEKLKCSLGDTTGIEKLSELNKLQKIHISGWDLSPLFRKMAEINTIQCICCEPLDPKLISHISQIRSLKKLESISSAMLSPQSFAELASTSIEEIIFGSPRLSLEEFLHAFSSNGNTGLHHLQVHKFEFSRRAETMELKCLKSLRVKYLLSECAPMLKQFPNLEYLAIENFYNSELKACMDLLNTVTLQSLPSTLTKLELNFQIGFNECNHFVELEKLQSLKCSLRDELGLEVLAHTKNLKELIIDDAKGSLTGLFRAFALKSDSKLQELHALTNLCSDEVRELSGIKSLKLLNLWYETVCDNLRDLGQLIGLETVRIVRPFWEGVDVESVLPLFESWQKLRVATLEGDGVASNLASNIYKIHFRGRYDFL, via the exons ATGTCATGCaagcaaaataaatgtttctgGGAATACTATCTGCAATCTATCAGAGAAAAAAATCCCTTCAATGTTGAACTTACTTTTGACGTGCATAACAACAAAAAGGATCACCCACATGTAAccataaatataaaag gcATCTCATCGAACCATTCAAACGCCGAAACGTTAAGGTTAGACGGTAAGATTACTGCAGACGAGTTAGCTGACATCTGTATCTGGAACCCAAATTTGAGAAGGCTGGCCTTCGAAAGCAATGTAGTTGATGGAAGTGTTTCCAATATCGCCAGGCATTGCGAAAATCTTGAAGAACTTAAAATAAGTTTCAATGCGGAAGACGGGATTGTCCAGTACACACAGCTAGCACAGTTGCCCAATTTAAAAAGGATTATTATCACTGGAGTTCAGGACAGCGGTTCGCAGGTGCTATTCttcaaagatttaaaaaaatggcacAGACCCAGAAGTATGCGACCACTGATAATGACTTTAGAAGATTCGCCAAAGAAAAACTGCCATACAAGTCAGCTTATTACTTTTGCTGCTTTGGACTCTCtccaaaattttgaaaaatatttttcctattactacgaagaatttataaaaatcgaatACGATTTGTGCAAAATGACGGAAGACGTCCGTTCAATAAAGGAATCTCTGATAACTCTACCTGAAGTTGATGATGTCAAAATAGTGTTTGACAGTTATAAAGAAGAACTGGAGGTAAAACTGCATTATGAATCGGACATCAGTAAGTTGAGTCCTTTATCGAAGCTACCTAATCTAAATCGTTTGGTCATCCGCAACAGATGTACTGACCTATGTCATTCCGAAGCAATTGCCAAATTTCTTCGGTCAATGGTTTCTTTAAAATCCTGCAAAATTCACTATGGGTCAATAGGGGAGTTAGAGGCAAAAGAACTAGCAAAAATAGAGTCAATTCGGTTTCTGGGTTGCCATTTTTGGAGTTGGAACTCAATTATGTTTTTAACTGATTTACCCCATCTGCAACACGTTGTTATTAATGTTCGTGACCCCATTGATCCCTATAACTCAAAGTTAGTTCTTGATCTAATGACTGCATGTCAGGTGCAAGCTACGATAATGTGTAATAAATTTGGTATTACCTTTAAAAGGGAtgaaaaaaaactgaaaattgaaatgaaaaaagATTGCCAGGCCAATATTCTGAGTTGCCTGGCTCAACTTAATAACGTTAACACCCTGCAAATCTCGGGGAATCCGGAGCCTGCATCCCTAAATTCGTTCTTCGAAGCCTTTGTCGGCAACAATTATAATACCCTTAAAGAACTGGACATTGATTTACATTACAGGAGGCCCTGCTTTAAAGATATTTCCAAGGTTGCAGAAATTCGAAGCgttgaaaaacttaaatgcTCCCTGGGAGACACTACTGGTATTGAGAAATTGAGCGAATTGAATAAActtcaaaaaatacatatttccGGATGGGACCTTTCTCctctttttagaaaaatggctgaaataaatacaattcaGTGTATTTGTTGTGAACCGCTCGACCCCAAACTTATCTCTCATATTTCTCAAATAAGGTCACTAAAAAAATTGGAGAGCATATCATCCGCCATGTTAAGCCCACAGTCCTTTGCAGAGCTCGCTAGTACGAGCATTGAAGAAATCATTTTTGGCTCCCCAAGACTTTCCCTAGAAGAATTTTTGCATGCATTTTCCTCAAATGGTAATACTGGTCTTCATCACCTTCAAGTGcacaaatttgaattttctcGAAGAGCTGAAACTATGGAACTAAAATGTCTAAAAAGCTTACGTGTCAAGTATTTACTCTCGGAGTGTGCGCCAATGCTAAAGCAATTTCCAAACCTGGAGTACCTAGCCATTGAGAACTTTTATAATAGCGAATTGAAAGCTTGCATGGACTTATTGAACACGGTTACACTTCAATCACTGCCTTCTACTCTTACGAaattggaattaaattttcaaattggGTTTAATGAATGCAATCATTTTGTTGAACTTGAAAAATTGCAGTCCTTGAAATGTTCACTACGCGATGAGCTGGGCTTAGAAGTCTtggcacacacaaaaaaccTTAAAGAGTTAATTATTGATGATGCAAAAGGTTCTCTTACAGGACTGTTCCGGGCTTTTGCACTTAAAAGTGATTCAAAGTTACAAGAACTTCATGCATTGACCAATTTATGTTCCGATGAGGTCCGTGAACTGTCGGGAATTAAATCATtgaaattattgaatttgTGGTACGAAACAGTATGCGATAACTTGCGTGACCTAGGCCAACTAATTGGCCTTGAAACGGTGCGTATAGTTCGTCCTTTCTGGGAGGGAGTAGATGTTGAAAGCGTGCTGCCGTTATTTGAATCGTGGCAAAAGCTACGTGTCGCCACATTGGAAGGAGACGGAGTGGCTTCAAACCTTGCCAGCAACATTTACAAAATTCACTTCAGGGGCCGTTACGACTTTTTATAA
- the LOC122817771 gene encoding uncharacterized protein LOC122817771 isoform X2, producing the protein MDENGELTLNLDCLLEILNYVITDCSLKDDNVEEPSLRYNDLINFVLAHECIIELLALHHKRLYEELELVIACRITKLLIDLSINKMSCKQNKCFWEYYLQSIREKNPFNVELTFDVHNNKKDHPHVTINIKGISSNHSNAETLRLDGKITADELADICIWNPNLRRLAFESNVVDGSVSNIARHCENLEELKISFNAEDGIVQYTQLAQLPNLKRIIITGVQDSGSQVLFFKDLKKWHRPRSMRPLIMTLEDSPKKNCHTSQLITFAALDSLQNFEKYFSYYYEEFIKIEYDLCKMTEDVRSIKESLITLPEVDDVKIVFDSYKEELEVKLHYESDISKLSPLSKLPNLNRLVIRNRCTDLCHSEAIAKFLRSMVSLKSCKIHYGSIGELEAKELAKIESIRFLGCHFWSWNSIMFLTDLPHLQHVVINVRDPIDPYNSKLVLDLMTACQVQATIMCNKFGITFKRDEKKLKIEMKKDCQANILSCLAQLNNVNTLQISGNPEPASLNSFFEAFVGNNYNTLKELDIDLHYRRPCFKDISKVAEIRSVEKLKCSLGDTTGIEKLSELNKLQKIHISGWDLSPLFRKMAEINTIQCICCEPLDPKLISHISQIRSLKKLESISSAMLSPQSFAELASTSIEEIIFGSPRLSLEEFLHAFSSNGNTGLHHLQVHKFEFSRRAETMELKCLKSLRVKYLLSECAPMLKQFPNLEYLAIENFYNSELKACMDLLNTVTLQSLPSTLTKLELNFQIGFNECNHFVELEKLQSLKCSLRDELGLEVLAHTKNLKELIIDDAKGSLTGLFRAFALKSDSKLQELHALTNLCSDEVRELSGIKSLKLLNLWYETVCDNLRDLGQLIGLETVRIVRPFWEGVDVESVLPLFESWQKLRVATLEGDGVASNLASNIYKIHFRGRYDFL; encoded by the exons ATGGACGAGAACGGCGAATTGACTCTCAACCTCGACTGCCTTTTGGAGATTTTGAATTACGTAATTACTGATTGCAGCTTAAAAGACGACAATGTCGAGGAACCCTCTTTGAGATATAACGATTTGATCAACTTTGTTCTGGCCCATGAATGTATTATCGAATTGCTTGCCCTTCATCACAAACGTTTGTATGAAGAACTGGAGCTTGTTATAGCCTGCAGAATCACAAAGTTGCTAATAGATCTGAGCATCAATAAAATGTCATGCaagcaaaataaatgtttctgGGAATACTATCTGCAATCTATCAGAGAAAAAAATCCCTTCAATGTTGAACTTACTTTTGACGTGCATAACAACAAAAAGGATCACCCACATGTAAccataaatataaaag gcATCTCATCGAACCATTCAAACGCCGAAACGTTAAGGTTAGACGGTAAGATTACTGCAGACGAGTTAGCTGACATCTGTATCTGGAACCCAAATTTGAGAAGGCTGGCCTTCGAAAGCAATGTAGTTGATGGAAGTGTTTCCAATATCGCCAGGCATTGCGAAAATCTTGAAGAACTTAAAATAAGTTTCAATGCGGAAGACGGGATTGTCCAGTACACACAGCTAGCACAGTTGCCCAATTTAAAAAGGATTATTATCACTGGAGTTCAGGACAGCGGTTCGCAGGTGCTATTCttcaaagatttaaaaaaatggcacAGACCCAGAAGTATGCGACCACTGATAATGACTTTAGAAGATTCGCCAAAGAAAAACTGCCATACAAGTCAGCTTATTACTTTTGCTGCTTTGGACTCTCtccaaaattttgaaaaatatttttcctattactacgaagaatttataaaaatcgaatACGATTTGTGCAAAATGACGGAAGACGTCCGTTCAATAAAGGAATCTCTGATAACTCTACCTGAAGTTGATGATGTCAAAATAGTGTTTGACAGTTATAAAGAAGAACTGGAGGTAAAACTGCATTATGAATCGGACATCAGTAAGTTGAGTCCTTTATCGAAGCTACCTAATCTAAATCGTTTGGTCATCCGCAACAGATGTACTGACCTATGTCATTCCGAAGCAATTGCCAAATTTCTTCGGTCAATGGTTTCTTTAAAATCCTGCAAAATTCACTATGGGTCAATAGGGGAGTTAGAGGCAAAAGAACTAGCAAAAATAGAGTCAATTCGGTTTCTGGGTTGCCATTTTTGGAGTTGGAACTCAATTATGTTTTTAACTGATTTACCCCATCTGCAACACGTTGTTATTAATGTTCGTGACCCCATTGATCCCTATAACTCAAAGTTAGTTCTTGATCTAATGACTGCATGTCAGGTGCAAGCTACGATAATGTGTAATAAATTTGGTATTACCTTTAAAAGGGAtgaaaaaaaactgaaaattgaaatgaaaaaagATTGCCAGGCCAATATTCTGAGTTGCCTGGCTCAACTTAATAACGTTAACACCCTGCAAATCTCGGGGAATCCGGAGCCTGCATCCCTAAATTCGTTCTTCGAAGCCTTTGTCGGCAACAATTATAATACCCTTAAAGAACTGGACATTGATTTACATTACAGGAGGCCCTGCTTTAAAGATATTTCCAAGGTTGCAGAAATTCGAAGCgttgaaaaacttaaatgcTCCCTGGGAGACACTACTGGTATTGAGAAATTGAGCGAATTGAATAAActtcaaaaaatacatatttccGGATGGGACCTTTCTCctctttttagaaaaatggctgaaataaatacaattcaGTGTATTTGTTGTGAACCGCTCGACCCCAAACTTATCTCTCATATTTCTCAAATAAGGTCACTAAAAAAATTGGAGAGCATATCATCCGCCATGTTAAGCCCACAGTCCTTTGCAGAGCTCGCTAGTACGAGCATTGAAGAAATCATTTTTGGCTCCCCAAGACTTTCCCTAGAAGAATTTTTGCATGCATTTTCCTCAAATGGTAATACTGGTCTTCATCACCTTCAAGTGcacaaatttgaattttctcGAAGAGCTGAAACTATGGAACTAAAATGTCTAAAAAGCTTACGTGTCAAGTATTTACTCTCGGAGTGTGCGCCAATGCTAAAGCAATTTCCAAACCTGGAGTACCTAGCCATTGAGAACTTTTATAATAGCGAATTGAAAGCTTGCATGGACTTATTGAACACGGTTACACTTCAATCACTGCCTTCTACTCTTACGAaattggaattaaattttcaaattggGTTTAATGAATGCAATCATTTTGTTGAACTTGAAAAATTGCAGTCCTTGAAATGTTCACTACGCGATGAGCTGGGCTTAGAAGTCTtggcacacacaaaaaaccTTAAAGAGTTAATTATTGATGATGCAAAAGGTTCTCTTACAGGACTGTTCCGGGCTTTTGCACTTAAAAGTGATTCAAAGTTACAAGAACTTCATGCATTGACCAATTTATGTTCCGATGAGGTCCGTGAACTGTCGGGAATTAAATCATtgaaattattgaatttgTGGTACGAAACAGTATGCGATAACTTGCGTGACCTAGGCCAACTAATTGGCCTTGAAACGGTGCGTATAGTTCGTCCTTTCTGGGAGGGAGTAGATGTTGAAAGCGTGCTGCCGTTATTTGAATCGTGGCAAAAGCTACGTGTCGCCACATTGGAAGGAGACGGAGTGGCTTCAAACCTTGCCAGCAACATTTACAAAATTCACTTCAGGGGCCGTTACGACTTTTTATAA
- the LOC122817771 gene encoding uncharacterized protein LOC122817771 isoform X1, with translation MILYARISADIFSKIFEMDENGELTLNLDCLLEILNYVITDCSLKDDNVEEPSLRYNDLINFVLAHECIIELLALHHKRLYEELELVIACRITKLLIDLSINKMSCKQNKCFWEYYLQSIREKNPFNVELTFDVHNNKKDHPHVTINIKGISSNHSNAETLRLDGKITADELADICIWNPNLRRLAFESNVVDGSVSNIARHCENLEELKISFNAEDGIVQYTQLAQLPNLKRIIITGVQDSGSQVLFFKDLKKWHRPRSMRPLIMTLEDSPKKNCHTSQLITFAALDSLQNFEKYFSYYYEEFIKIEYDLCKMTEDVRSIKESLITLPEVDDVKIVFDSYKEELEVKLHYESDISKLSPLSKLPNLNRLVIRNRCTDLCHSEAIAKFLRSMVSLKSCKIHYGSIGELEAKELAKIESIRFLGCHFWSWNSIMFLTDLPHLQHVVINVRDPIDPYNSKLVLDLMTACQVQATIMCNKFGITFKRDEKKLKIEMKKDCQANILSCLAQLNNVNTLQISGNPEPASLNSFFEAFVGNNYNTLKELDIDLHYRRPCFKDISKVAEIRSVEKLKCSLGDTTGIEKLSELNKLQKIHISGWDLSPLFRKMAEINTIQCICCEPLDPKLISHISQIRSLKKLESISSAMLSPQSFAELASTSIEEIIFGSPRLSLEEFLHAFSSNGNTGLHHLQVHKFEFSRRAETMELKCLKSLRVKYLLSECAPMLKQFPNLEYLAIENFYNSELKACMDLLNTVTLQSLPSTLTKLELNFQIGFNECNHFVELEKLQSLKCSLRDELGLEVLAHTKNLKELIIDDAKGSLTGLFRAFALKSDSKLQELHALTNLCSDEVRELSGIKSLKLLNLWYETVCDNLRDLGQLIGLETVRIVRPFWEGVDVESVLPLFESWQKLRVATLEGDGVASNLASNIYKIHFRGRYDFL, from the exons atgattttatacGCCAGAATTTCTGCGGATATTTTCTCTAAGA TCTTTGAAATGGACGAGAACGGCGAATTGACTCTCAACCTCGACTGCCTTTTGGAGATTTTGAATTACGTAATTACTGATTGCAGCTTAAAAGACGACAATGTCGAGGAACCCTCTTTGAGATATAACGATTTGATCAACTTTGTTCTGGCCCATGAATGTATTATCGAATTGCTTGCCCTTCATCACAAACGTTTGTATGAAGAACTGGAGCTTGTTATAGCCTGCAGAATCACAAAGTTGCTAATAGATCTGAGCATCAATAAAATGTCATGCaagcaaaataaatgtttctgGGAATACTATCTGCAATCTATCAGAGAAAAAAATCCCTTCAATGTTGAACTTACTTTTGACGTGCATAACAACAAAAAGGATCACCCACATGTAAccataaatataaaag gcATCTCATCGAACCATTCAAACGCCGAAACGTTAAGGTTAGACGGTAAGATTACTGCAGACGAGTTAGCTGACATCTGTATCTGGAACCCAAATTTGAGAAGGCTGGCCTTCGAAAGCAATGTAGTTGATGGAAGTGTTTCCAATATCGCCAGGCATTGCGAAAATCTTGAAGAACTTAAAATAAGTTTCAATGCGGAAGACGGGATTGTCCAGTACACACAGCTAGCACAGTTGCCCAATTTAAAAAGGATTATTATCACTGGAGTTCAGGACAGCGGTTCGCAGGTGCTATTCttcaaagatttaaaaaaatggcacAGACCCAGAAGTATGCGACCACTGATAATGACTTTAGAAGATTCGCCAAAGAAAAACTGCCATACAAGTCAGCTTATTACTTTTGCTGCTTTGGACTCTCtccaaaattttgaaaaatatttttcctattactacgaagaatttataaaaatcgaatACGATTTGTGCAAAATGACGGAAGACGTCCGTTCAATAAAGGAATCTCTGATAACTCTACCTGAAGTTGATGATGTCAAAATAGTGTTTGACAGTTATAAAGAAGAACTGGAGGTAAAACTGCATTATGAATCGGACATCAGTAAGTTGAGTCCTTTATCGAAGCTACCTAATCTAAATCGTTTGGTCATCCGCAACAGATGTACTGACCTATGTCATTCCGAAGCAATTGCCAAATTTCTTCGGTCAATGGTTTCTTTAAAATCCTGCAAAATTCACTATGGGTCAATAGGGGAGTTAGAGGCAAAAGAACTAGCAAAAATAGAGTCAATTCGGTTTCTGGGTTGCCATTTTTGGAGTTGGAACTCAATTATGTTTTTAACTGATTTACCCCATCTGCAACACGTTGTTATTAATGTTCGTGACCCCATTGATCCCTATAACTCAAAGTTAGTTCTTGATCTAATGACTGCATGTCAGGTGCAAGCTACGATAATGTGTAATAAATTTGGTATTACCTTTAAAAGGGAtgaaaaaaaactgaaaattgaaatgaaaaaagATTGCCAGGCCAATATTCTGAGTTGCCTGGCTCAACTTAATAACGTTAACACCCTGCAAATCTCGGGGAATCCGGAGCCTGCATCCCTAAATTCGTTCTTCGAAGCCTTTGTCGGCAACAATTATAATACCCTTAAAGAACTGGACATTGATTTACATTACAGGAGGCCCTGCTTTAAAGATATTTCCAAGGTTGCAGAAATTCGAAGCgttgaaaaacttaaatgcTCCCTGGGAGACACTACTGGTATTGAGAAATTGAGCGAATTGAATAAActtcaaaaaatacatatttccGGATGGGACCTTTCTCctctttttagaaaaatggctgaaataaatacaattcaGTGTATTTGTTGTGAACCGCTCGACCCCAAACTTATCTCTCATATTTCTCAAATAAGGTCACTAAAAAAATTGGAGAGCATATCATCCGCCATGTTAAGCCCACAGTCCTTTGCAGAGCTCGCTAGTACGAGCATTGAAGAAATCATTTTTGGCTCCCCAAGACTTTCCCTAGAAGAATTTTTGCATGCATTTTCCTCAAATGGTAATACTGGTCTTCATCACCTTCAAGTGcacaaatttgaattttctcGAAGAGCTGAAACTATGGAACTAAAATGTCTAAAAAGCTTACGTGTCAAGTATTTACTCTCGGAGTGTGCGCCAATGCTAAAGCAATTTCCAAACCTGGAGTACCTAGCCATTGAGAACTTTTATAATAGCGAATTGAAAGCTTGCATGGACTTATTGAACACGGTTACACTTCAATCACTGCCTTCTACTCTTACGAaattggaattaaattttcaaattggGTTTAATGAATGCAATCATTTTGTTGAACTTGAAAAATTGCAGTCCTTGAAATGTTCACTACGCGATGAGCTGGGCTTAGAAGTCTtggcacacacaaaaaaccTTAAAGAGTTAATTATTGATGATGCAAAAGGTTCTCTTACAGGACTGTTCCGGGCTTTTGCACTTAAAAGTGATTCAAAGTTACAAGAACTTCATGCATTGACCAATTTATGTTCCGATGAGGTCCGTGAACTGTCGGGAATTAAATCATtgaaattattgaatttgTGGTACGAAACAGTATGCGATAACTTGCGTGACCTAGGCCAACTAATTGGCCTTGAAACGGTGCGTATAGTTCGTCCTTTCTGGGAGGGAGTAGATGTTGAAAGCGTGCTGCCGTTATTTGAATCGTGGCAAAAGCTACGTGTCGCCACATTGGAAGGAGACGGAGTGGCTTCAAACCTTGCCAGCAACATTTACAAAATTCACTTCAGGGGCCGTTACGACTTTTTATAA
- the LOC108027429 gene encoding pyridoxine/pyridoxamine 5'-phosphate oxidase has product MKFLQTIRKMSQATSEVPLSALRLKYHERKDAFLEDNIKVKNPFCVFRDWLELALKTPEILEPNAAALATVSAEGKPSNRYVLVKEATAEGFTFFTNYGSRKADEIKSNPNVAISFYWLPLRRSVRIEGVAEKISPEDSLKYFHQRPRASQIGAAASPQSQRIPSRSYLDEVEAGIKSQLGSDGEVPLPNWGGYLVRPDLIEFWQGQTDRLHDRIRFRRGAGVESEVDGKLVHKGEDGWVYERLAP; this is encoded by the exons A TGAAGTTCCTGCAGACAATTCGCAAGATGAGCCAAGCAACATCGGAGGTGCCTCTTTCGG CACTGCGCCTAAAGTACCATGAACGCAAGGACGCCTTTCTGGAGGACAATATCAAGGTGAAGAACCCTTTCTGCGTGTTCCGTGACTGGCTGGAGTTGGCCCTGAAAACACCGGAGATTCTGGAGCCCAATGCCGCCGCGCTGGCCACGGTGAGCGCCGAGGGCAAGCCCTCCAATCGCTATGTGCTGGTCAAGGAGGCCACCGCCGAGGGATTTACCTTCTTCACCAACTACGGAAGTCGAAAGGCGGACGAGATCAAGTCCAATCCCAATGTGGCCATATCCTTCTACTGGCTGCCCTTGCGACGAAGTGTCCGCATCGAGGGCGTGGCCGAGAAGATCTCGCCGGAGGACTCCCTCAAGTACTTCCACCAGCGACCCAGGGCCAGTCAAATTGGAGCCGCTGCCAGCCCGCAAAGCCAGCGGATTCCATCGCGGAGCTACTTGGACGAGGTGGAGGCGGGAATCAAGTCGCAACTGGGTTCCGACGGCGAGGTTCCACTGCCAAACTGGGGCGGCTACCTGGTCCGCCCCGACCTCATTGAATTCTGGCAGGGCCAGACCGATCGCCTCCACGACCGCATCCGTTTCAGACGAGGTGCTGGAGTGGAATCCGAGGTCGACGGGAAACTGGTCCACAAGGGAGAGGATGGCTGGGTCTACGAGCGCCTGGCGCCCTAA
- the LOC108027426 gene encoding pyridoxine/pyridoxamine 5'-phosphate oxidase, whose translation MSSVLAQKVWSTLWSAGSISRFRLHVSQVSHQVNQVASEEQRIYDEPYVIFQNWLMAAQREAPQVRPRLACMATVDKSGEPVTRLTSIEEVSANGITFFTTLGSRQAGEISANPHVSLHFNWAPLMRSVRIAGSARQLTEEQALDQFRRYPRHVQLCITHGPRYAAADWQSRSGLLARVVQRLNTWLGKQPEEIPMPPNWGGYLLTPSLFEFGMLSGQRAGRTRVRFRRCLEMPRGTRVGNIQAERQDWVYDSCEEN comes from the exons ATGTCGTCCGTTCTAGCACAAAAGGTGTGGAGCACGCTTTGGTCGGCAGGATCTATAAGCCGCTTTCGGCTGCACGTAAGCCAAGTTTCCCACCAGGTGAACCAGGTAGCCAGCGAGGAGCAGCGCATCTACGACGAGCCCTACGTGATCTTCCAGAACTGGTTGATGGCCGCCCAGCGAGAGGCACCCCAAGTGCGACCGCGACTGGCCTGCATGGCCACCGTGGACAAGTCCGGCGAACCTGTGACCCGCCTGACCAGCATCGAGGAGGTGAGCGCCAACGGAATCACCTTCTTCACGACCCTGGGCAGTCGGCAGGCGGGCGAGATCAGCGCCAATCCGCACGTGTCGCTGCACTTCAACTGGGCGCCGCTCATGCGCAGCGTGCGCATAGCAGGATCCGCCCGCCAGCTGACGGAGGAGCAGGCTCTGGACCAGTTCCGCCGATACCCGCGACACGTGCAGTTGTGCATCACCCACGGACCGCGCTATGCGGCGGCCGACTGGCAGTCCCGATCAGGATTACTTGCCCGGGTCGTTCAGCGCCTAAACACCTGGCTGGGCAAGCAGCCAGAGGAAATCCCCATGCCACCCAATTGGGGCGGATACCTCCTGACGCCCAGTCTCTTCGAGTTCGGAATGCTCAGCGGGCAAAGGGCCGGGAGGACTCGGGTGCGATTCCGTCGCTGCCTCGAAATGCCCAGG GGCACAAGGGTTGGCAACATTCAAGCTGAGAGGCAGGATTGGGTCTATGATTCGTGTGAGGAAAACTAG